One Ranitomeya variabilis isolate aRanVar5 chromosome 4, aRanVar5.hap1, whole genome shotgun sequence genomic window, ATACCTggagcctcgcaggcctgccaggttacttgttttctattttctgtaaaagtactttaattagaattttgaaaatctaggtaatcctcaggtatatagttgttagtaatttccagttattcatatatttttatgttacagacatttcggtataacaacctttttttgggactaccccatattcacgcacctggggccttttaggcctatactaggtttacatgtgatactcagtctttttgtctgtattgttgctggggaagaacttttatgactctgctattgctgggcagAGTGtggatatgcccagtaagccagctaagtatggcataaaaattttctggatgtgcgattcagcaagctattatgggatgaatggtctgatttactgtggcaaagaagctgatgctccagtccagaaagacctatgttccgacatagtaaaaacacttgctctaccaattttcaattcaggaaaaaatattacaatggataattactttaccaattttgaaatggctaaCTTTTTgcgtcaaaagcaacttacacttgttggtactatgaggccaaaccaccgcgaaattcctccaatcatgaagcacaatgcacagcgaacaatctacgagagtgtattcggtttctgcaatcaagcaacaatggtgtcttataaagccaagaaagaaaaatccgtgatattactgagtacaatgcatcatgatggaagtatagaCACCAATGActggaaaaaaaacctgaaatcatactgcattataataagacaaaaggaggtgttgacaagatggacgaaatgattggagagtattcgtgcaaaaggcagactaaacgttggcctgttgcacttttttccaatatccttgatgtgtcagccctcaatagctacattgtttattgtcaaactaatccagaattccatgccaacaggaaagacaagagacgtctatttttgacagaactttgttatgaacttttgatgcctactatgatggagagaagcagcatgatatgcttatcaaggcaaattacggaggcaatgatccgatgtggaatacgctttctgaaacatccagagcaaagagaaaaaaaagaaagcactgctatatttgtccagcaaagaaggaaagaaaatcagagcgtttctgttctacttgcggacaaaatgtatgcaaggaacattcagccgaaaaaataatatgcgagaattgccgggggaatatgtaaagttacaaataaatattcctgcaccaagtttgctacaaccaaaaaatgttttcataaaaaaattgcatatagaatgcctatattgggcatgcccgtttacttacttttttgttgttttatgcacataattatgttttgaaatatacacatcttaggctgtgttcccagtagcgctggggttcgccagaaggggatccataatggatctgacctcctggtaactccagctaaggctgccggaatggcgggattctgccagcattagctggggtcaccaggaggtcagatccattacggatcccctactGGCAGACCTCAgcactagttggaatgcatccttaccttgcaattgtaaaataaattttgaaaagtatttttatttgagttattccgtgttattttacacaggcctaaaaggccccaggtgcgtgaatatggggtagtcccaaaaaaaggttgttataccgaaatgcctataacataaaaatatatgaacaactggaaattactaacaactatatacctgaggaatacctagagtttcaaaattctaactaaagtaattttacagaaaatagaaaacaagtaacctggcaggcctgcgaggccccaggtatgcatccgccagccttagctggggtcaccaggaggtcagatccattacggaatcccatcctggcggacccctgcgctagtgggaatgcatccttactttgcaataaactttgaaaagtatttttatttgagttattccatgataattgtaaacaggcctaaaaggccccaggtgcatgaatgtgtagatttctatgggtatgcgttctagggttaatagcctaggaaggggctgtGGCTACTGGCCCCCCAGGCTAACAACATCAAATCTCAGTagtcccagaaaaggtgcatctctaagatgcaccaattcaggCATTTAgctccgctcttcccacttgccctgtagctatgGCAAatgaggtgatagttgggggggtctaTGTCACCGTTAGGTGACATCGAGCCCCGAggtttgtaatggagaggcatcaattagacgcccccattactaaccccatagtcacattgtgagaaaacacagacacccataaaaaagtcctttaatgaaagaatgacacagactcctttaatgttctTAATTAatccatacttatgacctcgcccattccccgatgccctcgtcatctgcaaaacaggtaaaaaatccaaacaacagtattcctcacctttccacagagatgctttTAAACCATTTGTCCCACAACGTGTCcagttctgctacatctagatggcaggctgcatgatgtgaccatgcagcctgtcatctagcAGACACACTGAGCACTGTGTGATCAGTGTCTctgtgtgaactgctattccctgtctgagggcaccacgagcatgagaaagttctcttgCTTGCGGTGCTGTCTGACAGGTCCTGTGAGTTCACGgtaaatgaactcacttcacctatgtgatggCGGCGTGAGCGCCAAGGTGAATTTTTCCAGGGCGCTCTCATAggtgtcagaaaggtgaagtgagttcactggctgtgaactcAAAGGACCTGTCAGACAGCactgacaagttttgtttctaccaaagagttagactttggtttcatcagaccatatgacattctcccaatactcttctggataatccaaatgctctctagcagatgtcagacgggcccagacatgtactggcttaagcagtgggacacgtctggcactgcaggatctgagtccctggcggcatagtgtgttactgatggtagcctttgttacggtggtcccagctctaagcaggtcattcactaggtccccccatgtggctcTGGGATTTTTtcacaccattcttgtgatcattttgaccccacagggtgagatcttgtgtggaaccCTTgactgagggagattatcagtggtcttgtatgtcttctattttcttattattgctcccacagttgatttcatcacaccaagctgcttgcctaatgcagattcagtcttcccagcctggtgcagggatacaattttgtttctgatgtccttcaacagctcttggtcttcaccatagtggagtttggagtgtgactgtttgagattgtggacaggtgtcttttatactgataacaaggtcaaacagttgccattactacaggtaatgagtggaggacagatgagCCTCTTCAAGAAGAAgtgacaggtctgtgagagccgtgagagccagaaatcttgcatgtttttaggtgaccaaatacttattttctaagattatttgcaaaacaaatcttgccaaatcagacaaggtgattttctggatttgttttctcaattattgactctcatagttgtggtctacctatgatatcaattacaggcctctcatctttttaagtggaagaacttgcacaattggtggctcactaaatactttttttccccactgtatctatcaaaaatcaaTTTGACCTGATTTGATTTTTGTTACTGCttgctcaaaatattttttttccaaacttAGAGGAAGTAAGTGTGAAAGTTTTGTCTTAGTAAAGGACACAAGTAGGAAAATCGGACATCTGTCTTCTTATAATGACTTTATTAAGTGCATTTATAATATTAAAGATCCAAATCTTTGGTGGAATACATGAGTGTGAATGGATGTTCTTCAGTATTTCCCCCAGGTACACATTGTGCACAATGCATTTTATAATAAAGAAAGAAcaattatatttttatacatttgaaTCATGCACTAGACACAAATTAAGAATTTTTATAGGATTTAAGCTTTACATAAAACATTTGACATGGCTACTCATCTTGTGTCATAGACCTACATCTCTTTGTGAGCTGCAATGAATATCTGGGCCTTATAATCAGTGTAGTCATTCACATCCGTTCTCTTTTTAACCTTACAGCGGTCAATGATGAAACCTTCTCCAACTAGAGCTTTCCTGGCAAAATCCTCATCATAATTGAAACCATGGAACTTATGTTTCCCGACTGTGTAATATGTCAGATTTAAAGCACCAATTATTATAAAGTGTCCTCCAGGCTTCAGTAACTTTAAAAACTTCCTGAGATATCTGATGTAATCATCTTGATCTTTGCAGATCATATCCAGaagccaaacactgatgacacaatctGCTTGTGGTAAGACGATCGGATCCATCATATCTTCTTTCTCGAGGTTACATTTTATAATATGTTGAAGGGCTGATCGCATTTTTCCTTCTTTGTCCTGTAATCGGTCACTGAAAGAAATGAGAAAAATTATGAAAGTTATGGTCCCCAGTCAATACTGAATAGGaaggctttaggctatgtgcacacgtaggaaatgtggtgcagaattttctgcactaaatctgcatctgcagatttgatgcagtttctgtgcagtttctatgcagtttttatgcagtttctatgcagtttctgcgcagattctatgcagattctatgcagtttctgcgcagattctatgcagtttctgtgcagtttctgtgcagcacaatgtaaatcaatgggaaaaaaaaaagctgtgcacatggtgcagaaaaatctgcagcagaaacgctgcagaactgcacaaaagaagcgacgtgcacttctttgaaatctgcagcgtttctgcgcagatttttctgcaccatgtgcacagctttttttttttcccattgatttacattgtactgtaaatcacagtgcagttctgcagcgtttctgcagcagaaaaatctgctgcagttctgcaccaattctgcactaaatctgcatcgtgtgcacatacccttagagttcagTGGTTAGCGCTGGATCATTGACTTCCAGTTGTGGAAATACTTGAATCCCCCTATACTATTATACATTGTTTGGATATAATTGTTTTGTTTCCTTTAAATGCATAAATCTGCAGGACTCCATTCACCTATATGAGGCCATATATAATATCTTATTGCTCTCTATTAATGTATTACATGCTGGCAACATTTTTTACAAAATAGAAAAGTGCAGCAAATAACGCTTTTTTCTATACAGAGAGCCACTGCAAAAAACTTATACCATTAAATGCTCCTTTTTTGCTCTTTGGTCAATGATAGCTAATTCCCACTGTGTGGCTAATCAGAGGAATATGTtagatatatacagttaggtccatatatatttggacagagacaacatttttctaattttggttatagacattaccacaatgaattttaaacaaaataattcagaaagcagttgaagttcagactttcagctttcatttgagagtatccaaaaattaaaatttgatgaagggtttaggagtttcagctccttaacatgtgccaccctgtttttaaagggacctaatgtaattggacaattgactccaaggctatttcatggacaggtgtgggcaatcccttcgttatgtcattctcaattaagcagataaaaggcctggagttgatttcaggtgtggtgcttgcatttggaaggttttgctgtgaagtaaacatgcggtcaaaggagctctccattcaggtgaaacacgccatccttaagctgcgagaacagaaaaaacccatccgagaaattgctacaatattaggagtgacaaaatctacagtttcatacatcctgagaaagaaagaaagcactggtgaactcatcaatgcaaaaagaccggggcacccacggaagacaacagtggtggatgatcgcagaataatctccatggtgaagagaaaccccttcacaacagccaaccaagtgaacaacactctccaggaggtaggcgtatcaatatccaaatctgccataaagagaagactgcatgaaagtaaatacagagggttcactgcatggtgcaagccactcataagcatcaagaataaaaaggctagactggactttgctaaaaaacatctaaaaaagccagcgcagtcctggaagaacattctttggacagatgaaaccaagatcaacctctaccagaattatggaaagagaaaagtatggtgaaggcgtggtagagctcatgatccaaagcttaccacatcatctgtaaaacacggcagaggcagtgtgatggcttgggcatgcatggctgccagtggcactgggtcactagtgtttattgatgatgtgacacaggacagaagcagctgaatgaattctgaggtcttcagagacatactgtgtgctcagatccagccaaatgcagccaaactgattggtcgtcatttcatgctacagatggacaatgaccaaaaacataaagccaaagcaacccaggagtttattaaagcaaagaagtggaatattcttgaatggccaagtcagtcacctgatctcaacccaattgagcatgcatttc contains:
- the LOC143764290 gene encoding indolethylamine N-methyltransferase-like, with protein sequence MDSSTYKHYHEDGYDSRYCLEHYFSDKSDMVVAEDSLVFPIENLVKTFTEGHIKGDILIDLSPGSFVHHLFAVCEFFKHIIVLKARDRCIMELKRWVDERTGAFDWKHVTKRHVIGESCDRLQDKEGKMRSALQHIIKCNLEKEDMMDPIVLPQADCVISVWLLDMICKDQDDYIRYLRKFLKLLKPGGHFIIIGALNLTYYTVGKHKFHGFNYDEDFARKALVGEGFIIDRCKVKKRTDVNDYTDYKAQIFIAAHKEM